In Bosea vestrisii, the following are encoded in one genomic region:
- the ffh gene encoding signal recognition particle protein codes for MFGTLSDRLSGILSGLTRRGSLTEDDVNAALREVRRALLEADVALEVVRSFTDKVRERAVGAEVLKSVTPGQQVIKIVNDVLIDTLGGEGEGITFDAVPPVPILMVGLQGSGKTTSTAKIAKRLTDRDKKKVLMASLDTRRPAAMEQLAILGKQVGVETLPIVAGQSAVQIARRAIEAGKLGGYDVVMLDTAGRVTLDEALMAEVAEVKAATNPHEVLLVADALTGQDAVNTARAFDGRVGLTGIVLTRMDGDGRGGAALSMRAVTGKPIKLVGTGEKTDALEDFHPSRVANRILGMGDIVGLVEKAAATVDADKAQELAQRLAKGNFDLGDLRTQLQQMEKMGGLGGLMGMLPGMAQMKNQIASSKMDDKVIARQIAIINSMTAGERKNPDLLKNSRKKRIAAGSGTSPEAINKLLKMHRQMADMMKQMARQKGGMLGKLGSMFGLGGGMGGMPAGMPDPSKMDPAQLAELQKQLGAGGGMPSLPPGGFPGLPKGVTPPAGMMPKLPGLGGLPGLGNNPFKKK; via the coding sequence ATGTTCGGCACGCTGAGCGACAGACTTTCCGGCATCCTCTCGGGCCTGACCCGCAGGGGCTCGCTGACCGAGGACGACGTCAACGCCGCGTTGCGCGAGGTGCGCCGCGCGCTGCTCGAGGCCGACGTCGCGCTCGAGGTCGTGCGCAGCTTCACCGACAAGGTGCGTGAGCGCGCCGTCGGCGCCGAGGTGCTGAAGTCGGTCACGCCCGGCCAGCAGGTCATCAAGATCGTCAACGACGTCCTGATCGACACGCTCGGCGGCGAGGGCGAGGGCATCACCTTCGACGCCGTGCCGCCGGTGCCGATCCTGATGGTCGGCCTCCAGGGCTCGGGCAAGACGACGTCGACCGCGAAGATCGCCAAGCGCCTGACCGATCGGGACAAGAAGAAGGTCCTGATGGCGTCGCTCGATACGCGCCGCCCGGCCGCGATGGAGCAGCTCGCCATCCTCGGCAAGCAGGTCGGCGTCGAGACGCTGCCGATCGTCGCCGGCCAGAGCGCCGTGCAGATCGCCAGGCGCGCGATCGAGGCCGGCAAGCTCGGCGGCTATGACGTCGTCATGCTCGACACCGCCGGCCGCGTCACGCTCGACGAGGCGCTGATGGCCGAGGTCGCCGAGGTCAAGGCGGCGACCAATCCGCATGAAGTCCTGCTCGTCGCCGACGCGCTGACCGGCCAGGACGCGGTCAACACCGCCCGCGCCTTCGACGGCCGCGTCGGGCTGACCGGCATCGTGCTGACCCGCATGGACGGCGACGGCCGCGGTGGTGCCGCGCTCTCGATGCGCGCCGTCACCGGCAAGCCGATCAAGCTCGTCGGCACCGGCGAGAAGACCGATGCGCTCGAGGACTTCCATCCCTCGCGCGTCGCCAACCGCATCCTCGGCATGGGCGACATCGTCGGCCTGGTCGAGAAGGCTGCCGCCACCGTCGACGCCGACAAGGCGCAGGAACTGGCGCAGCGCCTCGCCAAGGGCAACTTCGATCTCGGCGACCTGCGCACCCAGCTCCAGCAGATGGAGAAGATGGGCGGCCTCGGCGGGCTGATGGGCATGCTGCCCGGCATGGCCCAGATGAAGAACCAGATCGCCAGCTCGAAGATGGACGACAAGGTCATCGCCCGGCAGATCGCGATCATCAATTCGATGACGGCGGGCGAACGCAAGAATCCCGATCTGCTCAAGAACAGCCGCAAGAAGCGCATCGCCGCCGGCTCTGGCACCTCGCCCGAGGCGATCAACAAGCTGCTGAAGATGCACCGCCAGATGGCGGACATGATGAAGCAGATGGCTCGCCAGAAGGGCGGCATGCTTGGCAAGCTCGGCAGCATGTTCGGTCTCGGCGGCGGCATGGGCGGCATGCCGGCCGGCATGCCCGACCCCTCGAAGATGGATCCGGCGCAGCTCGCCGAGCTCCAGAAGCAGCTCGGCGCCGGCGGTGGCATGCCCTCGCTGCCGCCGGGCGGCTTTCCCGGCCTGCCCAAGGGCGTCACCCCGCCCGCCGGCATGATGCCGAAGCTGCCGGGCCTCGGCGGCCTGCCTGGCCTCGGCAACAACCCGTTCAAGAAGAAGTAG
- a CDS encoding HAD family hydrolase encodes MLPETPAKALIFDMDGTIVDNMRYHDDAWEVWYRKYGLPFERATFSARTAGMAISDIIGPHFPGADAAELDRLAEEKEGLYRETYGPLVTPLGGLVDLLDRADNHAVPMAVGTAAAPPNIALILDTLSLRERFATIVSPSQGFRGKPHPDMFLAAAERMGVAPADCIVFEDAPNGVEAARRAGMRAVAVLTMLPAEAFTSFDNVIASVSDYARLDGHPALRFV; translated from the coding sequence ATGCTGCCTGAGACGCCGGCCAAGGCCCTGATCTTCGACATGGACGGCACCATCGTCGACAACATGCGCTACCACGACGATGCCTGGGAGGTCTGGTACCGCAAATACGGCCTGCCCTTCGAGCGCGCGACCTTCTCGGCACGTACCGCCGGCATGGCGATCTCCGACATCATCGGCCCGCATTTCCCCGGTGCCGATGCGGCCGAGCTCGACCGGCTCGCCGAGGAGAAGGAAGGGCTCTACCGCGAGACCTACGGGCCGCTCGTCACGCCGCTCGGCGGCCTCGTCGACCTGCTCGACCGAGCGGACAATCATGCCGTGCCGATGGCGGTAGGCACTGCTGCCGCTCCACCGAACATCGCGCTGATCCTCGATACGCTCTCCCTGCGCGAGCGTTTCGCCACCATCGTCTCGCCGAGCCAGGGTTTTCGCGGCAAGCCGCATCCCGACATGTTCCTCGCGGCAGCCGAGCGCATGGGCGTCGCGCCGGCCGACTGCATCGTCTTCGAGGATGCCCCCAACGGCGTCGAGGCGGCCCGCCGCGCCGGCATGCGCGCTGTCGCGGTGCTGACCATGCTGCCGGCCGAGGCCTTCACCAGCTTCGACAACGTCATCGCCAGCGTGAGCGACTATGCGAGACTGGACGGGCATCCGGCGCTGCGCTTTGTTTGA
- a CDS encoding CAP domain-containing protein produces MTRHVGAALLIALLLAGCAGTQREAAPPSARKQERLAAVKADQAEAMRILNAYRAGKGLGPVRLDSTLTAMAQRQSDAMAASDDLSHSAAGSFNSRVNSAGLDTVRAAENLGAGYYSTQEAFEGWKKSSGHEANLSMPQATRIGLALAKNPQTRYGAWWTLVLAGEPEKRREMSAGPLVPVRGGGTTFRWGPPL; encoded by the coding sequence ATGACAAGACATGTGGGCGCAGCCCTCCTGATCGCCCTGCTTCTGGCCGGCTGCGCCGGCACGCAGCGCGAGGCCGCGCCTCCAAGCGCCCGCAAGCAGGAGCGCCTCGCCGCGGTGAAGGCCGACCAGGCCGAGGCAATGCGCATCCTCAATGCCTATCGTGCCGGCAAGGGCCTCGGCCCCGTCCGACTCGATTCGACGCTGACCGCGATGGCCCAGCGCCAGTCCGACGCGATGGCCGCCAGCGACGATCTCTCCCATAGCGCCGCCGGCAGCTTCAATTCCCGCGTCAATTCCGCAGGCCTCGACACGGTGCGCGCCGCGGAGAATCTCGGCGCCGGCTACTACTCGACGCAGGAGGCCTTCGAGGGCTGGAAGAAGTCGTCCGGCCACGAGGCCAACCTCTCGATGCCGCAGGCGACGCGCATCGGCCTTGCCCTCGCCAAGAATCCGCAGACCCGCTACGGCGCCTGGTGGACGCTGGTGCTGGCGGGCGAGCCGGAGAAGCGGCGGGAGATGTCAGCCGGGCCGCTGGTGCCGGTACGCGGCGGGGGGACGACGTTCCGCTGGGGCCCGCCGCTCTAG
- the rimM gene encoding ribosome maturation factor RimM (Essential for efficient processing of 16S rRNA), translated as MSDELVLLGIIGAPHGVRGEVRIKTFTADPMALAEYGPLVDEKGRRFEIADARPAKEVVVARLKGVTSREGAELLNGVKLHIERSRLPAPEDEDEFLQADLVGCSVIGPDGTILGTVTSVANYGAGDLIDIETPDGRSVLMPFTKAYAPRIDIAAKRIEALPPAGLFEDDDAA; from the coding sequence ATGAGCGACGAACTCGTCCTGCTCGGCATCATCGGCGCGCCGCATGGCGTGCGCGGCGAGGTCCGGATCAAGACCTTCACCGCCGATCCGATGGCGCTGGCCGAATACGGCCCGCTCGTCGACGAGAAGGGTCGGCGCTTCGAGATCGCCGATGCCAGGCCCGCCAAGGAAGTGGTCGTCGCCCGCCTCAAGGGCGTGACCAGCCGCGAGGGGGCCGAGCTCCTCAACGGCGTGAAGCTCCATATCGAGCGTTCGCGCCTGCCGGCGCCCGAGGACGAGGACGAGTTCCTGCAGGCCGATCTCGTCGGCTGCAGCGTCATCGGGCCGGATGGAACCATCCTCGGCACCGTCACTTCCGTCGCCAATTACGGCGCCGGCGACCTCATCGACATCGAGACGCCGGATGGCCGTTCGGTGCTGATGCCCTTCACCAAGGCCTATGCGCCGCGCATCGACATCGCGGCCAAGCGCATCGAGGCCCTGCCTCCCGCCGGTCTGTTCGAGGATGACGATGCTGCCTGA
- a CDS encoding YybH family protein, with protein MSDDEQAIRDLVETWMVATKAGDAATVLGLMSDDVVFMVPGAEPFGKEAFAAALKGLSAMTIEGRSEIRELKVLGEHAWVRNHIDMTATAADGKTIRRSGYTLTILRKETDGRWRLVRDANLLTTQD; from the coding sequence ATGAGTGATGACGAACAGGCGATCCGCGATCTCGTCGAGACTTGGATGGTGGCGACAAAGGCCGGTGATGCCGCGACCGTGCTCGGCCTGATGAGCGACGATGTGGTCTTCATGGTTCCGGGCGCCGAGCCCTTTGGCAAGGAGGCTTTCGCCGCCGCGCTGAAGGGGCTGAGTGCCATGACGATCGAGGGCCGCAGCGAGATTCGCGAGCTCAAAGTGCTCGGCGAGCACGCCTGGGTGCGCAATCATATCGACATGACCGCGACTGCGGCGGACGGCAAAACCATCCGCCGCTCGGGCTACACGCTGACGATCCTGCGCAAGGAGACGGACGGGCGCTGGCGGCTCGTCCGCGATGCCAATCTGTTGACCACGCAGGACTAG
- a CDS encoding LysE family translocator: MTFESWAAFAAATAILLVIPGPTILLVISYALGQGWRTAFPMAVGVALGDFTAMTLSMLGVGALLATSATIFTALKWAGAAYLIYLGVKLFRAGGSLNAEPRQDATSALKMLGHAWLVTALNPKSITFFVAFLPQFLDAKADFWTQMLIFEATFITLAFANAFGYALIASRARAVVGNPRAIGLFNKAGGTLLVGAGIATVAMRSGSN, from the coding sequence ATGACCTTCGAAAGCTGGGCTGCCTTCGCCGCCGCCACCGCCATCCTCCTCGTCATCCCCGGCCCGACAATCCTGCTGGTGATCTCCTATGCGCTCGGCCAGGGCTGGCGCACCGCCTTTCCGATGGCCGTCGGCGTCGCGCTCGGCGACTTCACGGCGATGACCTTGTCCATGCTCGGCGTCGGCGCGCTGCTGGCGACCTCGGCGACGATCTTCACCGCGCTGAAATGGGCCGGCGCGGCCTATCTGATCTATCTCGGCGTCAAGCTCTTCCGGGCCGGCGGCAGCCTGAATGCCGAACCGCGCCAGGACGCGACCTCGGCGCTGAAGATGCTCGGCCATGCTTGGCTGGTGACGGCGCTGAACCCGAAGAGCATCACCTTCTTCGTCGCCTTCCTGCCGCAGTTCCTCGATGCCAAGGCCGATTTCTGGACGCAGATGCTGATCTTCGAGGCGACCTTCATCACCCTCGCCTTCGCCAATGCCTTCGGCTACGCGCTGATCGCCTCGCGCGCCCGCGCCGTGGTCGGCAATCCGCGCGCCATCGGCCTGTTCAACAAGGCCGGCGGGACGCTGCTGGTCGGCGCCGGCATCGCCACCGTCGCGATGCGCTCGGGCAGCAACTGA
- the rpsP gene encoding 30S ribosomal protein S16: protein MSLKIRLTRGGAKKRPYYRIVVADARSPRDGRFIEKIGAYDPMKAKDSPERVVLDLEKAKAWIAKGAQPTDRVLRFLDAAGVLKRPARNNPDKAVPGEKAKERAEKKAAKSAAPAEAAAE from the coding sequence ATGTCCCTCAAGATCCGCCTGACCCGTGGCGGCGCCAAGAAGCGCCCGTACTACCGCATCGTCGTCGCCGACGCCCGCTCGCCGCGCGATGGCCGCTTCATCGAGAAGATCGGCGCCTATGACCCGATGAAGGCCAAGGATTCGCCGGAGCGCGTCGTGCTCGACCTCGAGAAGGCCAAGGCCTGGATCGCCAAGGGCGCCCAGCCGACCGACCGCGTGCTGCGCTTCCTTGACGCCGCCGGCGTACTGAAGCGTCCGGCTCGCAACAACCCGGACAAGGCCGTTCCCGGCGAGAAGGCCAAGGAGCGCGCCGAGAAGAAGGCTGCCAAGAGCGCTGCCCCGGCTGAAGCTGCGGCTGAGTGA